From one Variovorax sp. PBL-H6 genomic stretch:
- a CDS encoding BolA family protein, which produces MLPTATDLEAHLRAALHPTVLEVIDESAAHAGHAGANAEGYGTHFRVRIASPLFEGKPRVARHRLVYDALQLFIAQGLHAIAIETL; this is translated from the coding sequence ATGCTTCCCACCGCCACCGACCTGGAAGCGCACCTGCGGGCCGCGCTGCATCCGACCGTGCTCGAAGTCATCGACGAAAGCGCGGCGCATGCCGGCCATGCGGGTGCCAATGCCGAGGGCTACGGCACTCATTTCCGGGTGCGGATTGCCTCTCCCCTTTTCGAAGGAAAGCCGCGCGTGGCACGCCATCGGCTTGTGTATGATGCGCTGCAACTTTTCATCGCACAGGGCCTTCACGCCATCGCCATCGAGACGCTTTGA